From a single Spirochaetota bacterium genomic region:
- a CDS encoding electron transport complex subunit RsxC, which yields MMIHSFHGGIHPPENKHFTNRIPFKYLSVPQKCYIPLQQHIGKPATPVVEVGQFVEEGQLIGQANGLISANVHATVPGKVVEIAEYHTPYSEHGLCVVIEAEGSFTT from the coding sequence ATGATGATTCATAGCTTTCACGGAGGAATTCATCCACCTGAGAATAAACACTTTACCAACCGTATTCCATTTAAATATCTATCGGTTCCTCAGAAATGTTATATACCATTGCAGCAGCATATTGGTAAACCAGCCACACCTGTCGTTGAAGTGGGACAGTTTGTTGAGGAAGGTCAGCTTATTGGCCAGGCAAACGGTCTTATAAGTGCCAATGTGCATGCAACAGTACCCGGAAAAGTTGTTGAGATAGCTGAATATCACACACCATACAGTGAACATGGCCTTTGTGTTGTCATTGAAGCCGAGGGATCATTTACTACAAG